The genomic stretch GTGTTGCGATTACTGATGAAGCGCTTGAGGCTGCTGTTCGTCTATCTGATCGGTACATTTCAGACCGTTTCTTACCGGATAAAGCGATTGATGTTATTGATGAATCTGGTTCTAAAGTACGTTTGAAATCTTTTACAACGCCAAAAAATGTAAAAGAAATGGAAAACAATTTATCCGATTTGAAAAAAGAAAAAGATGCGGCTGTTCAAGGGCAAGAATTTGAAAAAGCAGCGTCATTACGCGATAAAGAACAAAAACTTAAAAAATCATTAGAAGAAACAAAAGCGAATTGGCAAGAAAAGCAAGGGCTTGACCATAGTGAAGTAACAGAAGAGATTGTTGCTGAAGTTGTTGCAAGTTGGACTGGGATTCCAGTTGCAAAACTTGCGGAAACAGAGACAAATAAACTTTTAAATATGGAGAAACTTTTACATGAACGCGTGATTGGGCAAGATGCTGCGGTGAAAGCTGTTTCGCTAGCTGTACGTAGAGCTCGTGCTGGACTTAAAGATCCTAAGCGTCCAATTGGTTCCTTTATTTTCCTTGGACCTACTGGTGTTGGGAAAACAGAACTTGCTCGCGCGCTTGCTGAGTCTATGTTTGGCGATGAGGATTCGATGATTCGAATTGACATGTCTGAGTACATGGAGAAATTCTCGACTGCTCGTTTAGTTGGGGCTCCTCCAGGTTATGTAGGCTATGAAGAAGGTGGGCAACTGACAGAAAAAGTTCGTCAAAAACCTTATTCAGTAGTTCTTTTAGATGAAATTGAAAAAGCGCATCCGGATGTATTTAATATGTTGCTACAAGTGCTTGACGATGGTCGTTTGACTGATTCTAAAGGACGGGTGGTTGATTTTAGAAATACGGTCATCATTATGACTTCCAATATTGGGGCTCAAGAAATGAAACAAGATAAATCAATGGGCTTTAATGTTATTGATCCGCTTAAAGACCATAAAGCTATGGAGCACCGTGTTTTACAAGATTTAAAACAGGCGTTCCGGCCAGAGTTTATCAACCGAATTGATGAAACAATTGTATTCCATTCGCTACAAGAAAAAGAATTGAAACAAATTGTTACTTTGCTGACTGCTCAATTAACAAAACGATTAGCCGAACGCGATATTCATGTGAAATTAACTGAAGGTGCGAAATCCAAAATTGCTAAAGACGGATACGATCCAGAATACGGAGCCCGTCCTTTGAAACGAGCTATTCAAAAAGAAGTGGAAGATATGCTTTCTGAAGAATTACTTCGTGGTAACATTAAAGTAGGCGATTACGTGGAAATTGGTGTAAAAGATGGCAAGTTAGAGGTTAGAAAAAAAGACGCACCAAAAAAGAAAACAACTGCAAAAAAGGTAAAAACTAAATAACAAACACGCCTCCCTTAATCAATTTTGAAGGGAGGTTTTTTATGGAAAAATCAGGATTCGTGTCAAAAAAACGAATTTGATGAAAAGGATTAACGCGAACAGATGATCTGTGGTAAAATGGAGCATATGTATGGAGGGATGTAGAAATGGCTAAAGCAAAAAGGACAACCAAATTTGTGTGTCAGGCATGTGGATATGAATCGGCAAAATGGATGGGAAAATGTCCGAATTGCAACGAGTGGAATCAGATGGTAGAAGCTTTGGAGCCGTCAAAAAAATCACGCTCAGCTTTTAATCATACGGGAGAACCTTCGAAAGCGACTCCAATTACTCAAATAGCAAGTGAAACAGAAAAACGTGTCGAAACCAATATGCCGGAGTTAAATAGAGTTCTTGGCGGAGGTGTGGTTCCAGGATCTATGGTACTTGTCGGTGGGGATCCTGGTATCGGGAAGTCGACTTTATTACTGCAAGTTTCAGCTCAACTGACGCTCACAAATAAAAAAGTATTGTATATATCAGGAGAAGAATCTATCAAAC from Listeria monocytogenes ATCC 19117 encodes the following:
- a CDS encoding ATP-dependent Clp protease ATP-binding subunit → MMFGRFTQRAQKVLALSQEEAMRLNHSNLGTEHILLGLVREGEGIAAKALYELGISSEKVQQEVEGLIGHGEKAVTTIQYTPRAKKVIELSMDEARKLGHTYVGTEHILLGLIREGEGVAARVLSNLGISLNKARQQVLQLLGGGDATGAGRQTNTQATPTLDSLARDLTVIAREDNLDPVIGRSKEIQRVIEVLSRRTKNNPVLIGEPGVGKTAIAEGLAQQIVRNEVPETLRGKRVMTLDMGTVVAGTKYRGEFEDRLKKVMDEIRQAGNVILFIDELHTLIGAGGAEGAIDASNILKPPLARGELQCIGATTLDEYRKYIEKDAALERRFQPIKVDEPTVEESIQILHGLRDRYEAHHRVAITDEALEAAVRLSDRYISDRFLPDKAIDVIDESGSKVRLKSFTTPKNVKEMENNLSDLKKEKDAAVQGQEFEKAASLRDKEQKLKKSLEETKANWQEKQGLDHSEVTEEIVAEVVASWTGIPVAKLAETETNKLLNMEKLLHERVIGQDAAVKAVSLAVRRARAGLKDPKRPIGSFIFLGPTGVGKTELARALAESMFGDEDSMIRIDMSEYMEKFSTARLVGAPPGYVGYEEGGQLTEKVRQKPYSVVLLDEIEKAHPDVFNMLLQVLDDGRLTDSKGRVVDFRNTVIIMTSNIGAQEMKQDKSMGFNVIDPLKDHKAMEHRVLQDLKQAFRPEFINRIDETIVFHSLQEKELKQIVTLLTAQLTKRLAERDIHVKLTEGAKSKIAKDGYDPEYGARPLKRAIQKEVEDMLSEELLRGNIKVGDYVEIGVKDGKLEVRKKDAPKKKTTAKKVKTK